In Clostridia bacterium, the following proteins share a genomic window:
- the rpsT gene encoding 30S ribosomal protein S20, with the protein MPNNKSAEKRVRTSRVRTLRNASVKSSVKTAIRRFHEALAQPEAGASENQLNRAFSAIDRAAKKGVIHKNQAARRKSQLARKANRIARGSAE; encoded by the coding sequence GTGCCAAACAACAAGTCGGCAGAGAAGCGAGTGAGGACTTCTAGAGTCCGAACGCTCAGGAACGCTTCAGTAAAGTCCTCCGTCAAGACGGCGATCCGCCGTTTCCACGAGGCATTGGCCCAGCCTGAGGCTGGAGCGTCCGAGAATCAGCTAAACCGCGCGTTCAGCGCCATCGACCGCGCGGCGAAGAAGGGCGTTATTCATAAGAACCAAGCAGCGCGGCGCAAGTCGCAGCTGGCCCGCAAGGCGAACCGCATAGCGAGAGGATCCGCTGAGTAG